From the Accumulibacter sp. genome, one window contains:
- a CDS encoding TIGR04283 family arsenosugar biosynthesis glycosyltransferase → MAPLTARWMSVIVPVLDEAMTIAAHLSGLAALRQQGAELLVVDGGSTDETPRLAHPLADRVLASARGRAAQMNAGAAASRGEVLLFLHADTGLPPAAAELIHAALAAGAAWGRFDVRIDGAQPLLRVIERMMNWRSRLTGIATGDQAIFVRREVFERVGGFPDLPLMEDIALAKRLKRVGHPACLRQTVYTSARRWQKHGVLRTILLMWRLRASYFFGADPRRLAIRYGYSPRED, encoded by the coding sequence ATGGCCCCGCTGACTGCGCGGTGGATGTCGGTGATCGTTCCCGTGCTCGACGAGGCCATGACGATCGCGGCGCATCTGTCCGGGCTGGCCGCGTTGCGGCAGCAGGGGGCGGAGCTGCTGGTGGTTGACGGTGGCAGCACCGACGAAACCCCGCGGCTGGCGCACCCACTCGCGGACCGCGTGCTCGCGTCGGCGCGTGGCCGGGCCGCGCAGATGAACGCCGGTGCCGCAGCCAGCCGCGGTGAGGTACTGCTTTTCCTGCATGCCGACACCGGCCTGCCGCCGGCGGCTGCCGAACTGATTCACGCCGCGTTGGCCGCCGGCGCCGCCTGGGGCCGCTTCGACGTGCGCATCGACGGTGCGCAGCCCTTGCTGCGGGTCATCGAGCGGATGATGAACTGGCGTTCGCGACTGACCGGGATCGCTACCGGTGACCAGGCCATCTTCGTTCGCCGCGAGGTCTTCGAGCGGGTTGGCGGCTTTCCCGATCTGCCGCTGATGGAGGACATCGCCCTGGCGAAGCGCCTGAAGCGGGTAGGGCACCCGGCCTGCCTGCGCCAGACGGTTTACACCTCTGCGCGCCGCTGGCAGAAGCATGGCGTCCTGCGAACCATCCTGCTGATGTGGCGCCTGCGCGCCAGCTACTTCTTCGGCGCCGATCCGCGGCGACTGGCGATACGCTATGGCTACTCACCGCGCGAGGACTGA
- the moaA gene encoding GTP 3',8-cyclase MoaA → MRHESLPPDVVAEPPAGGDVAASSEPLPGGQSPATAPLIDRYGRRVSYIRLSITDRCDFRCNYCMAEEMEFLPRAQVLTLEECLRVTRTFVELGVSKVRITGGEPLVRHNVVWLLQRIACLPGLRELVLTTNGSQLERFAAELRAAGVRRINISLDTLQPARFRQITRVGDLAKVLRGLDAAQAAGFERLKLNTVMIRGVNDDELVDLLDFAVGRGIDISFIEQMPLGDVGHARDERFFGSDEALALLQTRHVLMPSAESSGGPARYWRIPGRQTRVGFISPHSHNFCDSCNRVRITARGELYPCLGNNGAVPLLPVLRAHPIDQQPLRAAIIQGMGIKARGHDFANQMDSPQVLRFMSMTGG, encoded by the coding sequence ATGCGCCATGAATCGTTGCCGCCAGACGTCGTTGCCGAGCCGCCCGCCGGCGGGGACGTTGCTGCGTCGTCGGAACCCTTGCCCGGCGGCCAGTCCCCGGCGACGGCACCGCTGATCGACAGGTATGGGCGGCGGGTCAGCTACATCCGGCTGTCGATCACCGACCGCTGCGATTTCCGCTGCAACTACTGCATGGCCGAGGAGATGGAGTTCCTGCCGCGCGCGCAGGTGCTGACGCTCGAGGAGTGCCTGCGCGTTACCCGCACCTTCGTGGAACTTGGCGTCAGCAAGGTGCGGATCACCGGCGGCGAACCGCTCGTCCGCCACAACGTCGTCTGGCTCCTGCAGCGGATCGCTTGCCTGCCGGGCCTGCGCGAGCTGGTGTTGACGACCAACGGCTCGCAACTGGAACGTTTCGCTGCGGAACTGCGGGCTGCCGGTGTCAGGCGGATCAACATCAGCCTCGATACCCTGCAGCCCGCGCGCTTCCGCCAGATCACCCGCGTCGGCGACCTGGCCAAGGTCCTGCGTGGCCTCGACGCGGCGCAGGCGGCCGGTTTCGAACGGCTGAAGCTCAACACGGTGATGATCCGAGGGGTGAACGACGATGAGTTGGTCGATCTCCTTGACTTCGCCGTCGGGCGCGGCATCGACATCTCGTTCATCGAGCAGATGCCGCTGGGCGACGTCGGCCATGCGCGCGACGAACGCTTCTTCGGCAGCGACGAAGCGCTTGCCCTGCTGCAGACGCGGCATGTCCTCATGCCTTCCGCCGAAAGCAGCGGCGGCCCGGCGCGCTACTGGCGGATACCGGGCAGACAGACCCGCGTCGGTTTCATCTCGCCGCACAGCCACAATTTCTGCGACAGTTGCAACCGGGTTCGCATCACCGCCCGCGGCGAACTCTACCCCTGTCTCGGCAACAACGGCGCCGTGCCGCTGCTGCCGGTGCTGCGCGCACACCCGATCGACCAGCAGCCGCTGCGTGCGGCGATCATCCAGGGCATGGGAATCAAGGCGAGGGGGCATGATTTCGCCAACCAGATGGACTCGCCGCAGGTGCTTCGCTTCATGTCGATGACCGGTGGCTGA
- a CDS encoding formylglycine-generating enzyme family protein produces MMSSRDLQSPRIPDGAGSPCAIRGAERQTDDAFGPRLTLAVGQARQTFRWIPPGHFLMGSPDDEAARGSAEILHEVTLSRGFWLADTACTQALWMAVWPVNPSHFADDPRNPVENVAWHDAQRFIGELNRRLPGVQARLPTEAEWEYACRAGTTTPFSFGTTVSTDEVNYHGAFPYPGGEPGPSRQRPLPVASLPPNAWGLHEMHGNVWEWCEDWYADYPQEPQVDPRGPSFGKMRVLRGGTWSDPARYARSATRSRIEPVYRPRSTGFRLVLGPP; encoded by the coding sequence ATGATGAGTTCCCGCGACCTTCAAAGCCCCCGCATACCAGACGGAGCCGGATCTCCCTGCGCCATCCGCGGCGCCGAGCGGCAGACCGATGACGCCTTCGGGCCCCGTCTGACGCTTGCTGTCGGCCAAGCCCGGCAGACCTTCCGCTGGATTCCGCCCGGCCACTTCCTGATGGGATCGCCGGACGACGAAGCCGCACGCGGCAGCGCCGAGATCCTGCATGAGGTGACGCTGAGCCGCGGTTTCTGGCTTGCCGACACCGCCTGCACGCAGGCGCTGTGGATGGCGGTATGGCCCGTCAATCCCAGCCACTTCGCGGACGATCCACGCAACCCGGTGGAGAACGTCGCCTGGCATGACGCGCAGCGCTTCATCGGCGAACTCAACCGCCGCCTGCCGGGTGTGCAGGCGCGCCTGCCCACCGAGGCGGAGTGGGAGTACGCCTGTCGCGCCGGTACGACGACGCCCTTCTCCTTCGGCACGACCGTATCGACCGACGAAGTGAACTATCACGGCGCCTTTCCCTACCCTGGCGGTGAGCCGGGCCCCTCTCGCCAGCGTCCGCTACCGGTCGCCTCGTTGCCGCCCAACGCGTGGGGGCTGCACGAGATGCACGGCAACGTCTGGGAGTGGTGCGAAGACTGGTACGCGGACTACCCGCAGGAGCCGCAGGTCGATCCGCGCGGCCCGTCCTTTGGCAAGATGCGCGTGCTCCGTGGCGGCACCTGGAGCGACCCCGCACGCTACGCCCGCTCCGCCACCCGCAGCCGCATCGAACCGGTCTACCGCCCGCGCAGCACCGGCTTCCGACTCGTCCTGGGTCCCCCCTGA
- a CDS encoding TIGR04282 family arsenosugar biosynthesis glycosyltransferase, producing MATHRARTEDVTVAVFSRAPLAGATKTRLIPALGAVAAARLQRRLTLRALAVAQQAAIGSVCLWCAPDEQQRFFRAVQRRCRVALRAQAAGDLGERMAAAFAAHGGPLLLIGCDCPALRPADLQAAAAALCDEAADGPDAIFTPADDGGYVLVGLRRPQPSLFAGIDWGSERVMAQTRARLASARLRWLELPALWDVDRPEDLCRLADFEELAAWSG from the coding sequence ATGGCTACTCACCGCGCGAGGACTGAAGACGTCACCGTCGCCGTCTTCAGCCGGGCGCCGCTGGCCGGAGCGACGAAGACGCGGCTGATTCCGGCGCTCGGGGCGGTCGCTGCCGCCCGCCTGCAGCGCCGGCTCACCCTGCGCGCGCTGGCGGTTGCGCAGCAGGCGGCGATCGGCAGCGTCTGCCTCTGGTGCGCGCCGGACGAGCAGCAGCGCTTCTTCCGCGCCGTGCAGCGGCGCTGCCGTGTCGCGCTGCGCGCGCAGGCAGCCGGCGATCTCGGCGAGCGGATGGCTGCCGCCTTTGCCGCCCACGGCGGGCCGCTGCTGCTGATCGGCTGTGACTGCCCGGCGCTGCGGCCGGCCGACCTGCAGGCCGCTGCCGCCGCGCTGTGCGACGAGGCGGCGGACGGCCCTGACGCGATCTTCACCCCGGCCGACGATGGCGGCTATGTTCTCGTCGGCCTGCGCCGTCCGCAGCCCTCGCTGTTCGCCGGCATCGACTGGGGCAGCGAGCGGGTGATGGCGCAGACACGCGCGCGCCTGGCCAGCGCCCGCCTGCGCTGGCTCGAGCTGCCGGCTCTGTGGGACGTCGATCGGCCCGAGGATCTGTGTCGCCTGGCGGACTTCGAGGAGCTGGCCGCGTGGAGCGGCTGA
- a CDS encoding mechanosensitive ion channel family protein — protein MDLMLQRIWAYFWLPETKYIIAAAVGVTLLSFHLLAKERRRVAATFVAFVLCLLGQLIGAVLEALDYSRLAVMLHELFVIGSGMALFRLLAIFVFRAILPRVGIVVARIAEDISVLLVYALFIVARLHFVGLDPSSLLTTSAVITAVLAFAMQDTLGNILAGVALQLDNSLRTGDWIRIDDINGRVAQVRWRQTTIRTRNGEVVVVPNSQLMRGRFTVYGREEVASWPWRRWLWFNLTYDSPPTQVIAAVEKAISVAEIPNVADDPRPSCVLMEFGPGYARYALRYWMIDPQADDPTDSTVRVHLLAALQRGGMELAVPEQSLLVTKENEAYRRSIQRREGERRLADLRGFEIFASLQEDELLTISQHLIHAPFVSGDVIYRQGDVAHWLYLLTAGEADVWLEFPQQPRQLFRTIAAGSTFGERGVLTGELRRDTVIARSDLVCYRLDQATVEQLVQSRPEIAEAFAGILARREQEIDEFSQRYVETPPGGTKAEAGMLDRIRTFLGL, from the coding sequence ATGGACCTGATGCTGCAGCGGATCTGGGCCTACTTCTGGCTGCCCGAGACGAAGTACATCATCGCGGCTGCCGTCGGCGTGACGCTGCTCTCTTTCCACTTGCTGGCCAAGGAACGCCGGCGGGTGGCTGCGACCTTCGTCGCCTTCGTCCTCTGCCTGCTCGGCCAGCTCATCGGCGCCGTACTCGAAGCGCTCGACTACTCGCGGCTGGCGGTGATGCTGCACGAGCTTTTCGTCATCGGTTCGGGAATGGCGTTGTTCCGGCTGCTGGCAATCTTCGTCTTCCGGGCGATCCTGCCGCGCGTCGGCATCGTCGTCGCGCGCATCGCCGAGGACATCAGCGTGCTGCTGGTGTACGCGCTGTTCATCGTCGCCCGGCTGCACTTCGTCGGCCTCGATCCGTCGAGCCTGCTGACCACGTCGGCGGTCATCACCGCCGTGCTCGCATTCGCAATGCAGGATACGCTGGGCAACATTCTCGCCGGCGTCGCCCTGCAGCTCGACAACTCGCTGCGCACCGGCGACTGGATCCGCATCGACGACATCAACGGCCGTGTGGCACAGGTGCGCTGGCGGCAGACGACGATCCGGACGCGCAACGGCGAGGTGGTGGTGGTGCCGAACAGCCAGTTGATGCGCGGCCGTTTCACCGTCTATGGCCGTGAGGAGGTTGCCAGTTGGCCGTGGCGGCGCTGGCTCTGGTTCAACCTCACCTACGATTCGCCACCGACACAGGTGATCGCTGCCGTCGAGAAGGCGATCAGCGTCGCCGAAATTCCCAACGTGGCCGACGATCCGCGGCCATCCTGCGTGCTCATGGAATTCGGCCCGGGTTACGCGCGCTACGCGCTGCGCTACTGGATGATCGATCCGCAGGCCGATGACCCGACCGACTCGACGGTGCGCGTGCACCTGCTCGCCGCCCTGCAGCGTGGTGGCATGGAACTGGCCGTGCCGGAGCAGTCCCTTCTGGTCACCAAGGAGAACGAGGCCTACCGCAGATCGATCCAGCGCCGGGAAGGGGAACGGCGGTTGGCCGACCTGCGTGGCTTCGAGATTTTCGCCAGCCTGCAGGAAGACGAGCTGCTGACCATCAGCCAGCACCTGATCCATGCGCCCTTCGTCAGTGGTGACGTGATCTACCGGCAGGGCGACGTCGCCCACTGGCTCTATCTGCTCACCGCCGGCGAGGCGGACGTGTGGCTCGAGTTTCCACAGCAGCCACGGCAGCTGTTCCGCACCATCGCCGCCGGCAGCACCTTCGGCGAGCGCGGCGTCCTCACCGGCGAACTGCGCCGCGACACCGTCATCGCCCGCAGCGACCTCGTCTGCTACCGTCTCGACCAGGCGACGGTCGAGCAGCTCGTCCAGTCGCGGCCGGAGATCGCCGAGGCGTTTGCCGGCATCCTGGCCCGCCGCGAGCAGGAGATCGACGAGTTCTCGCAACGTTACGTCGAGACGCCGCCGGGCGGAACGAAGGCGGAGGCGGGCATGCTCGACAGGATTCGCACCTTCCTCGGGCTCTGA
- the moeA gene encoding molybdopterin molybdotransferase MoeA yields MSLSSRFSRLDGHDPDALTVEQARAFIHSQLRPRLASECVALRGALGRVLARDLIAPCNVPAADNSAMDGYALRHADLDDVGTTSLRVIGTALAGRPCAGAVAAGECVRIMTGAVPPPGCDTVVMQEVTRVDGERVLIPGGQRKGQNIRLAGEDLALGRPALATGRLIRPAELGLVASLGFAEISVFRRLRVAFFSTGNELCSIGTPLAEGEVYDSNRYTLFGMLRRLGCELLDLGVVADDPQRLAETFRQAAAAADVVISSGGVSVGEADFVKPLMAELGEVLFWKVAMKPGRPLAFGRIGGTAGDADGGAWLFGLPGNPVAVMVTFYQFVRAALYRLMGADPLPVVPLLPAVCEQGLKKAPGRSEYQRGILSHAAGGWRVRPAATQGSGVLRSMTEANCFIVLGHERGPVAAGDVVEVQAFEGLI; encoded by the coding sequence ATGAGCCTTTCCTCGCGTTTCAGTCGCCTCGATGGACACGACCCGGATGCCTTGACGGTCGAACAGGCACGCGCCTTCATCCACAGCCAGTTGCGGCCGCGGCTGGCGAGCGAGTGCGTCGCGCTGCGCGGCGCGCTCGGTCGCGTGCTTGCACGCGACCTGATCGCCCCGTGCAACGTTCCCGCTGCCGACAATTCGGCGATGGATGGCTATGCGCTGCGCCACGCCGACCTCGACGATGTCGGCACGACGTCGCTGCGCGTCATTGGCACGGCCCTGGCCGGCCGCCCCTGCGCCGGGGCTGTGGCGGCCGGCGAGTGCGTGCGCATCATGACGGGCGCGGTCCCGCCGCCGGGCTGCGATACCGTCGTGATGCAGGAAGTCACCCGCGTCGATGGTGAGCGTGTCCTCATCCCGGGCGGCCAGCGCAAGGGCCAGAACATCCGCCTGGCTGGCGAGGATCTGGCGCTCGGGCGGCCGGCTCTGGCCACCGGGCGGCTGATCCGCCCCGCGGAGCTCGGCCTGGTGGCCTCGCTGGGATTCGCCGAAATCAGCGTCTTCCGCCGCTTGCGGGTCGCCTTCTTCTCCACCGGCAACGAACTGTGCTCGATCGGCACACCACTCGCGGAAGGCGAGGTTTACGACAGCAACCGTTACACTCTGTTCGGAATGCTCCGCCGGCTCGGCTGCGAGCTGCTGGACCTCGGCGTCGTCGCCGACGATCCGCAGCGCCTCGCCGAGACCTTCCGCCAGGCGGCGGCCGCGGCCGACGTGGTGATCAGCAGTGGCGGCGTGTCGGTCGGCGAGGCCGATTTTGTCAAGCCGCTGATGGCTGAGCTGGGGGAAGTCCTGTTCTGGAAGGTCGCGATGAAACCCGGGCGGCCGCTGGCCTTTGGCCGCATCGGCGGCACTGCCGGTGATGCCGACGGCGGCGCCTGGCTGTTCGGTCTGCCAGGAAACCCGGTGGCGGTGATGGTGACTTTCTACCAGTTCGTCCGCGCGGCTCTGTACCGGCTGATGGGTGCCGATCCGCTGCCCGTCGTGCCGCTGTTGCCGGCGGTGTGCGAGCAAGGCCTGAAGAAGGCGCCGGGGCGCAGCGAATACCAGCGCGGCATCCTCAGCCACGCAGCCGGCGGCTGGCGGGTCCGCCCGGCCGCCACCCAGGGCTCGGGAGTCCTCCGTTCGATGACCGAGGCAAACTGTTTCATCGTCCTCGGGCACGAGCGCGGGCCGGTTGCTGCCGGCGATGTCGTCGAGGTGCAGGCCTTCGAGGGGCTGATCTGA
- a CDS encoding EAL domain-containing protein — protein MSAKSADADGPHARADERPFIIGIGASAGGLEALSLLLPGLPKNLGLSYVVVQHLSPTYRSMMSQLLGRETTMPVRDIEDGISPEPNTVYITPPNRNLTMMEGHFRLVEPARESMPKPSVNRFFASLAEEIGESTIGIVLSGTGSDGASGIHAIKAAGGFTFAQDPDTAKYNGMPQSAIDTGSVDWILPPENMGAEISLIVLNRGLIPVATQAASAPATLKTLLGKVRSRTKVDFSQYKEPTLWRRIERRMAANHVSTLHDYLQVVDQTPVELDKLCKDILISVTAFFRDTEAFARLDKVVAEILAGKQPGDDIRVWVAGCATGEEAYSLAILFSERLGAAFDQYRLQIFATDIDLDAMALARRGVFAASSLAHMDRGRIRAHFTPHGDRYEINKNLRDVVIFARQDLVQDPPFLRLDLVSCRNVLIYFQSELQARLLSVFHYALNPGGYLFLGKSEGIFQQEALFGVVDKDGRLYRRHGVSTRLPLLRTEMQPPAAGLNQHQRVGKPTTPLAFENILLEAAGRYFIPTSILINGKFEIRHIHGDASRLLNVSPGKPAFDLISLIRRELRTEVQVLMRQAQVKQTVAYGRPRHIKALDPTRGVRLSVHPLSAIDSETLFMVCIEWIVPAAGKNAIEDSNNASDKELEDELAATREHLQTLVEELETSNEEMQALNEEIQASNEEMQASNEELEASNEELQSTNEELATVNEELQIKTAETQELNIELECIQNSVDYPLLVLDRNLGLQRFNSAAARLFKLTAVQSGRHLRDLQLPPGMPDLVANSQQVIETQNALDCQIVNANRRHYALHIVPLLRDAQRIAGVILLFSDNTNLYEVERSARETQVRLLAVMNNSVSLMAVKDASGRYQFANPKFEATFGFANGQVIGKTDLQLFPAEVCDVFRESELEAMRLRQGIEREEALPLANGPRHFLAVRFPLLDDDGAITGLCFQATDITARKEAEDGLRLAAMVFDRASEGVMVTDTEQRILTVNDAFTVLTGFTREEVIGEKPSLLRCNLTPPELYEEMWERINRLGVWQGEIWNRRRNGEPFLEWLSINTVKDQNGKVVNYVGMFSDITKVRESQQRIEYLATHDELTGLPNRALFNDRLHLALARAERQQQSMGVVFIDLDNFKVVNDTLGHVTGDRLLKQAAMRLLDCVRSEDTVARLGGDEFVVLLETTDRKEATRTAERLLGALSASYHFEEHECFVSASIGLSMFPEDAADAGALMRNADSAMYRAKDHGKNAFRFFTADLARHAARRLTLEAGLRRTIESGELTVCYQPQVILDSQRLIGAEALVRWHYNGETIEPVEFIPVAEQSNLIVELDEWVLGEVCRQIAAWDAGGLPPVRISVNISARHFRKEGMAGELMRIVSTHGVAPQRLCIEITEGVLMDFDRAQRMLAELVACGLTISIDDFGTGFSSLSYLKRFPIHELKIARGFVDGISTSADDRAIGSAIIALARNLGMSVVAEGVEQPEQHAELDASGCHHGQGFLYSRPLTADEFAQWLQERPAA, from the coding sequence ATGAGTGCGAAGTCCGCCGACGCCGATGGCCCACACGCACGCGCCGACGAGCGGCCCTTCATCATCGGCATCGGTGCCTCGGCCGGCGGTCTCGAGGCATTGAGCCTGCTGTTGCCGGGCTTGCCGAAGAACCTCGGCCTCAGCTACGTCGTCGTGCAACACCTGTCGCCGACCTATCGCAGCATGATGTCGCAGTTGCTCGGACGCGAGACGACAATGCCGGTCCGCGACATCGAGGACGGCATATCGCCGGAACCGAATACCGTCTATATCACACCGCCGAATCGTAATCTGACGATGATGGAAGGCCACTTCCGCCTCGTCGAGCCGGCCCGTGAGTCGATGCCGAAGCCGTCGGTGAACCGTTTCTTCGCCTCGCTGGCGGAGGAAATCGGCGAGTCGACGATCGGCATCGTCCTCTCCGGCACCGGATCCGACGGCGCTTCGGGAATCCATGCGATCAAGGCGGCGGGGGGCTTCACCTTCGCCCAGGATCCCGACACCGCCAAGTACAACGGCATGCCGCAGTCGGCGATCGACACCGGCAGTGTCGACTGGATCCTGCCGCCCGAGAACATGGGCGCGGAGATCAGCCTGATTGTCCTCAACCGCGGCCTGATCCCGGTCGCGACGCAGGCTGCGAGTGCTCCGGCGACCCTGAAAACGCTGCTCGGCAAGGTGCGCAGCCGGACCAAGGTCGATTTCTCGCAGTACAAGGAGCCTACCCTGTGGCGCCGGATTGAGCGCCGCATGGCGGCCAACCACGTCAGCACGCTGCATGACTACCTGCAGGTGGTCGACCAGACGCCGGTCGAACTCGACAAGCTGTGCAAGGACATCCTGATTTCGGTCACCGCCTTTTTCCGCGATACCGAGGCCTTTGCCCGTCTCGACAAGGTGGTTGCCGAGATCCTCGCCGGCAAGCAGCCGGGCGACGACATCCGCGTCTGGGTTGCCGGTTGCGCAACCGGCGAGGAAGCCTATTCGCTGGCGATCCTGTTTTCCGAGCGACTCGGCGCCGCATTCGACCAGTACCGGCTGCAGATCTTCGCCACCGACATCGATCTCGATGCGATGGCCCTCGCCCGTCGTGGCGTCTTTGCCGCATCGAGCCTGGCGCACATGGACCGTGGCCGCATCCGCGCCCACTTCACGCCGCACGGCGATCGCTACGAGATCAACAAGAACCTGCGCGATGTCGTCATCTTCGCCCGCCAGGATCTGGTGCAGGATCCGCCCTTCCTGCGGCTCGACCTGGTGAGCTGTCGCAACGTCCTGATCTACTTTCAGAGCGAGCTGCAGGCGCGGCTGCTTTCGGTGTTCCATTACGCGCTCAATCCCGGCGGCTATCTCTTCCTCGGCAAGTCGGAGGGAATCTTCCAGCAGGAAGCGCTGTTCGGGGTGGTGGACAAGGATGGTCGCCTGTACCGGCGGCATGGCGTAAGCACCCGGCTGCCATTGTTGCGCACCGAGATGCAACCGCCGGCAGCCGGTCTCAACCAGCACCAGCGGGTCGGCAAGCCGACGACACCGCTGGCTTTCGAGAACATCCTGCTCGAGGCGGCCGGGCGTTACTTCATCCCGACCAGCATCCTGATCAACGGCAAGTTCGAGATCCGCCACATCCACGGCGACGCCAGCCGCCTGCTCAACGTTTCGCCGGGCAAACCGGCCTTCGACCTGATCTCGCTCATCCGGCGCGAATTGCGTACCGAGGTGCAGGTGCTGATGCGCCAGGCGCAAGTGAAGCAGACGGTCGCCTACGGGCGTCCGCGCCACATCAAGGCACTCGACCCCACGCGCGGCGTTCGCCTGTCGGTGCACCCATTGTCGGCGATCGACAGTGAAACGCTGTTCATGGTCTGCATTGAGTGGATCGTACCGGCAGCGGGCAAGAACGCGATCGAGGACAGCAACAACGCCAGCGACAAGGAACTCGAGGACGAACTCGCGGCAACGCGCGAACACCTGCAGACGCTGGTCGAGGAACTCGAGACCTCGAACGAGGAAATGCAGGCGCTGAACGAGGAGATCCAGGCGTCGAACGAGGAAATGCAGGCGTCGAACGAGGAACTCGAAGCGTCGAACGAGGAACTGCAGTCGACCAACGAGGAACTGGCGACGGTCAACGAGGAACTGCAGATCAAGACCGCCGAGACGCAGGAACTCAACATCGAACTCGAGTGCATCCAGAACAGCGTCGACTACCCGCTGCTCGTCCTCGACCGCAACCTCGGCCTGCAGCGTTTCAACAGCGCCGCTGCGCGGCTGTTCAAGCTGACTGCGGTGCAGAGCGGCCGCCACCTCCGCGACCTGCAACTGCCGCCGGGGATGCCAGACCTGGTCGCCAACAGCCAGCAGGTGATCGAAACGCAGAATGCGCTCGACTGCCAGATCGTCAACGCCAACCGCCGCCACTATGCCCTGCACATCGTGCCGCTGTTGCGGGACGCGCAGCGCATCGCCGGCGTCATCCTGCTTTTTTCCGACAACACCAACCTGTACGAGGTCGAGCGTTCGGCGCGCGAAACGCAGGTGCGGCTGCTCGCCGTCATGAACAACTCGGTCTCGCTGATGGCCGTCAAGGACGCCTCCGGACGCTACCAGTTCGCCAATCCCAAGTTCGAGGCCACCTTCGGTTTCGCCAACGGCCAGGTCATCGGCAAGACCGACCTGCAGCTCTTCCCGGCCGAAGTCTGCGACGTCTTCCGCGAGAGCGAACTCGAAGCGATGCGCCTGCGGCAGGGGATCGAACGGGAGGAAGCGTTGCCACTGGCGAATGGGCCTCGCCACTTCCTCGCCGTGCGCTTCCCGCTGCTGGACGACGATGGCGCGATCACCGGCCTCTGTTTCCAGGCCACCGACATCACCGCGCGCAAGGAGGCCGAAGACGGATTGCGCCTGGCGGCGATGGTCTTCGACCGCGCCTCGGAAGGGGTGATGGTCACCGACACCGAGCAGCGCATCCTGACCGTGAATGATGCCTTCACCGTACTTACCGGCTTTACCCGTGAGGAAGTGATCGGTGAGAAACCGAGCCTGCTGCGGTGCAACCTGACACCGCCCGAGCTCTATGAGGAAATGTGGGAGCGGATCAACCGGCTTGGAGTTTGGCAGGGCGAGATCTGGAACCGGCGCAGGAACGGCGAGCCCTTCCTCGAGTGGTTGTCGATCAACACGGTCAAGGACCAGAACGGCAAGGTGGTGAACTATGTCGGCATGTTCAGCGACATCACCAAGGTACGCGAGTCGCAGCAGCGCATCGAGTACCTGGCGACGCATGACGAGCTGACCGGACTGCCCAACCGTGCGCTGTTCAACGACCGGCTGCACCTCGCGCTGGCTCGCGCCGAGCGGCAGCAGCAGAGCATGGGCGTCGTCTTCATCGATCTCGACAACTTCAAGGTCGTCAACGACACCCTTGGCCACGTCACTGGCGACCGCCTGCTCAAGCAGGCTGCGATGCGGCTGCTCGACTGCGTCCGTTCGGAAGACACGGTGGCCCGTCTGGGTGGCGACGAGTTTGTCGTCCTGCTCGAGACCACCGATCGCAAGGAAGCGACGCGGACGGCCGAACGCCTCCTGGGCGCGCTGAGTGCGAGCTACCACTTCGAGGAACACGAGTGCTTCGTCAGTGCAAGCATCGGGCTCAGCATGTTTCCCGAAGATGCCGCCGATGCCGGTGCGCTGATGCGCAATGCCGACTCCGCGATGTACCGCGCGAAGGATCACGGCAAGAATGCATTCCGCTTTTTCACTGCCGATCTCGCCAGGCATGCCGCACGCCGGCTCACCCTCGAGGCCGGCTTGCGGCGCACGATCGAGAGCGGGGAGCTGACGGTCTGCTATCAGCCGCAGGTGATCCTCGACAGCCAGCGGCTGATCGGCGCCGAGGCACTGGTCCGCTGGCACTACAACGGCGAGACGATCGAGCCGGTCGAGTTCATCCCCGTCGCCGAACAGAGCAACCTGATCGTCGAACTCGATGAATGGGTTCTCGGCGAGGTCTGCCGCCAGATCGCGGCGTGGGACGCGGGCGGGCTGCCGCCCGTGCGCATCAGCGTCAACATCTCGGCTCGCCATTTCCGCAAGGAAGGCATGGCCGGCGAACTGATGCGCATCGTCAGCACGCACGGCGTCGCGCCGCAGCGCCTGTGCATCGAGATCACCGAAGGCGTCCTGATGGACTTCGACCGCGCGCAGCGAATGCTCGCCGAATTGGTCGCCTGCGGTCTGACGATCAGCATCGATGACTTCGGCACCGGTTTCTCGTCGCTTTCCTACCTCAAGCGCTTCCCGATCCACGAGTTGAAGATCGCCCGTGGCTTCGTCGACGGCATATCGACTAGCGCTGACGACCGGGCGATCGGCTCAGCGATCATCGCCCTGGCGCGCAATCTGGGGATGAGCGTCGTCGCCGAGGGCGTCGAACAGCCCGAGCAGCATGCCGAACTCGACGCGTCGGGCTGCCACCATGGACAGGGCTTCCTCTATTCCCGCCCACTGACGGCCGACGAGTTCGCGCAATGGCTCCAGGAACGCCCTGCGGCGTGA